A window from Polynucleobacter sp. MWH-UH25E encodes these proteins:
- the rpmH gene encoding 50S ribosomal protein L34, which produces MKRTYQPSVTRRKRTHGFRVRMKTKSGRAVLNARRAKGRKRLAV; this is translated from the coding sequence ATGAAAAGAACGTATCAACCATCAGTAACCCGTCGTAAACGCACACACGGATTCCGTGTTCGCATGAAAACCAAAAGCGGTCGCGCTGTATTAAACGCACGTCGTGCCAAGGGTCGCAAACGCTTAGCTGTTTAA